The DNA window GTCGTCGTACTGAAAGGCCGCCTGGAGCTCTTCTACGCGCGTGAGCTCCGTTCGCAGCCAGTCCAGCGTGCGGGCCGGCTGCATACCGTCCAGACGCTCGTGCCCGATCGGGGTTTTGACCTTGCCCTCCAGCCGATCGCGAATGACATCGAAGCCGAGCTTTTCTTCCAGCCCGTCCGGATACGTGTCCATTGTCGAAGTGCGCGTGTCCAGGTACAAAAAAAAGCCGCTCGCTTCCTCTTTCGGAAACGAGCGGCGTCGATCCTTGCTCCAACGAGTGCGCGGCTCAGGCCGAACACTCAGCGATTGACACTCGAAATTCGTCGTTCGAGTGAGGCCGGGTCCCTAGCTGCGCAGTTCCACGTTCATTTGGGAGTGGTCGCCCACGTTGAGTTTTTGAAGTTTCTGTCGGACGGCCGCATGGCGCCCGATCACCGAGTCGGCGAGTACGCTGTTTTCGACCCGACCCTCCTGGAAGATGATGCTGTCCCGGATGACGGTGTTCTTTACGGTGGCTCCGGTTTCGACGGAGACGTGTGGGCCGACGACGGAGTTTTCAATTGTCGCGTCTGGGCCAATGTACACCGGGTCGTGGATCACGCTGTTCTTGACCGTGCCTTGATGCAGGTCGTCGGACTCGCGGTCGAGGATCCGGCCGGTCGTTTCGAGAAGAGCAGGGATGGTACCGCAGTCCATCCAGGCATCCACCTCGGCGGTCGTAAACACATCGCCCTTCTGGAGGAGCCGATCGAGCGCATCGGTGAGCTGATATTCACCGCCGGCCCCCATCAGGTCGTTCTCCATCAGGTAATCGATCTCCGTCTTCAAATCCGCCAACTCGCGGATGTAGTAGATCCCGATCAGGGCCTCGTTGGAGATTGGGTCGTCGGGCTTTTCGATGAGTTCGGTGACCGTTTCGCCGTCACGCACCGCGACACCGAAGCGGCGCGGATCGTCGACCTCTTTCACGAACGCGACCACGTCGGCCTCGTCGTCAATCTCAATCTCGTCGTCGCGGTGGAAAAGAGTGTCGGCAAAGACCAGCACGCCGTCGCCCTCCAGGTGCTCGTCGGCGCAGCCCACGGCGTGTGCGGTGCCGAGCGCTTCGTGCTGGACCGGAAAGTGCGCCTCCATGCCCCGCTCCTCACAGATCGCTGTGAGCTGATCGCGGATGTCCTGGCCGAAGTCGGGCCCAAGCACAAACACGCCTTCATCCGGCACGTCGGGGAGCAC is part of the Salinibacter sp. 10B genome and encodes:
- a CDS encoding sugar phosphate nucleotidyltransferase — translated: MKLIVPMAGRGTRVRPHSHVTPKPLLSVKGRNLVERIVDTFAEVLPDVPDEGVFVLGPDFGQDIRDQLTAICEERGMEAHFPVQHEALGTAHAVGCADEHLEGDGVLVFADTLFHRDDEIEIDDEADVVAFVKEVDDPRRFGVAVRDGETVTELIEKPDDPISNEALIGIYYIRELADLKTEIDYLMENDLMGAGGEYQLTDALDRLLQKGDVFTTAEVDAWMDCGTIPALLETTGRILDRESDDLHQGTVKNSVIHDPVYIGPDATIENSVVGPHVSVETGATVKNTVIRDSIIFQEGRVENSVLADSVIGRHAAVRQKLQKLNVGDHSQMNVELRS